Proteins from a single region of Carassius gibelio isolate Cgi1373 ecotype wild population from Czech Republic chromosome A5, carGib1.2-hapl.c, whole genome shotgun sequence:
- the arhgef28a gene encoding rho guanine nucleotide exchange factor 28 isoform X2, with amino-acid sequence MELSRGEVPLYGQVEVFVKLQVSPCVQEEADYYVLLVGSSLHHVTTAHRTADQGSVRFTVPGHDVPEKVSVEIYCCLRGSRSPISPFCNSGQLSLEYIWDEAQEVAEQLMNLTSSSYQDILRKFCPEKMLSSETNHLDQTGQHGTDGICDPKELFRLDCLADRGLSVCEQGNLSQGEASGTSEFNPEHRCTVGQQSAVDEQITQALANIHFLGWDGQAGQKQDLLSRKMPVHVAIILGFPHLSHFLLHESEGQRMIPIINKEGQSPLTLAQKHRDPLISALTVPSSSSVWRPVWMCQIWTDGSHQLRICPVTESVCLTVRNGTWIDAAHSIELYREKGRASDTLARVEHVERLSEGSVRRSDECDTDLNSPLRMEDETLVDSVFEEQLVLCLDEEEEDLNTFNSEKLCSSPDSCTPFHLSSSDTAAVMLRDSAKDNDLNMKYAVTSVTEDSSGTDSGVWRMSDMGVLSPGTIDMPPAIKDDEGQRGWQHASCSFSPTSPAGPMLDRLIRATRPAELTYNSSSSPTEPCDLSPSLVALEMDSEEDDDDDDDILMKKPLPQPQPELKNSVDDRVISGPAPDLTCTRSHSASSPCNPTPAKDIEQGIRLRSYSFTSPKISLLPPRLSRDAQPPPTDLNQEHRACSTSEQPREKRELRFRRRAQSADDETSAELANSLQHLTLSEFLKEIEEEEWDKYIVPSKTESEKCKVSRTFSFIKSRMYSTRNKNKGRGKERETKDKQVNGHQFTAGSVLGSTLCEICGKPAPGKEVLHCTYCAVSIHKGCKDSSAPCLKKPQDKSSVMTVKSRTASLPQNFIVRESSSSWSQMPISASLPVMTSRDSTPLLCPLSRSVPAVTERLCGSPEADSDAPPWQNNIQPEELLQTLESSTSTDSSLIEDSVDSPLQNELVMNAVDLEAESWSLAVEPQFCKMQEKRIVKRQDVIYEFMQTELHHVQTLVIMAEVFRRGMREEVGLDADTIDRIFPCLDELLLLHRDFLSAMKERRQSCIQPNSRKNYLIHHVGDIFLQQFSQENAEKMKQVYGEFCSHHTEAVSYFKELQQQNKRFQLFIRQQSSNSLVKRREIPECILLVTQRITKYPVLLERILQYTEEGTEEHADLSCALVLIRELISAVDQCVSQCEQNQKLSEVLGRMENKCSTKLKSGNPFRKQDITSGRALLHQGPLLWKTATGRLKDVLAFLLSDSLVFLQEKDQKYIFAAVDQKPPVISLQKLIVREVANEERGMFLISASSAGPEMYEVHAASKDERNAWMRLIREAVESCPEEEDKTTSESEEERRVTEAKVQKIHRLKESLCGHDHLICANLGEKLHIYHIMAGESETGPEPRLLVRPSTEDIPQAGVLLSAALIEVENLKAALSSHCASTAAILSCPEEQTQPEACSPSSPLSLEHQSPLMDPLQREDGDWRGEQCLETQAFNHSSDADHNIHLKVSQSVQSLTQLLYSLQAAVTIQDSCYEVQRLLLFLLASPSPHQHSRPLPITRSNQTLQEQERQREVERRREELADVARLRGALVRERQQWERESQVRQLQQSDLEASLEQREVVCHLEERRLQSEQQELQEQLQEYQQSLERLQEGQRSVEKEKEKLDAQRRLLDSLRQGYQQNLPAMVIPLDGQQTQDAGHHRLGGQDEHGSIFVNEAAFMSPSLNNRHIHLQHHHQTVHLHSGSIGYSDSPSAQNSLNSLLARSNHRQSSAGLSDGPAGLESWTGGTMSLTPQRSLTDIPNNDAGHLSHVQDSWSAGVTGAELHQADVLLVNQPFVNIETENRDTDAEENIVYL; translated from the exons GGTCAGGTGGAGGTCTTTGTGAAGCTGCAGGTGTCACCGTGTGTTCAGGAAGAAGCTGACTACTATGTGCTTCTTGTAGGCTCATCCCTTCACCATGTCACTACAGCTCACAGGACCGCGGATCAAGGTTCAGTTAGATTCACTGTGCCCG GCCACGATGTTCCAGAGAAAGTATCTGTCGAGATCTACTGCTGTTTGAGGGGCAGCAGAAGCCCCATCAGCCCCTTCTGCAATTCAGGACAGCTCTCTCTGGAGTATATCTGGGATGAGGCACAAGAGGTGGCAGAGCAGCTGATGAACTTGACATCCAGCAGCTATCAGGATATCCTACGGAAGTTCTGCCCAGAGAAAATGCTTTCATCTGAGACTAACCATTTAGACCAGACTGGCCAGCATGGGACAGATGGGATTTGTGATCCAAAGGAATTATTTCGTTTGGACTGCCTAGCAGATCGAGGGCTCAGTGTTTGTGAACAGGGGAATTTGAGTCAGGGAGAAGCCTCAGGAACATCAGAGTTTAATCCAGAGCACAGATGCACAGTGGGACAACAGAGTGCAGTTGATGAACAAATCACACAGGCCCTGGCTAATATCCACTTTCTGGGATGGGACGGCCAAGCTGGACAGAAGCAAG ATCTCCTTTCCAGGAAAATGCCTGTACATGTGGCTATCATTTTGGGGTTCCCCCACCTCAGTCACTTCCTCCTCCATGAGTCTGAAGGTCAGAGGATGATTCCCATCATCAACAAGGAAGGACAAAGTCCTCTGACACTGGCTCAGAAGCACAGAGACCCACTCATCAGCGCTCTAACAGT TCCCTCAAGTAGCAGTGTGTGGAGGCCAGTGTGGATGTGTCAGATATGGACTGACGGCTCTCATCAGCTCCGTATCTGCCCTGTCACCGAATCTGTTTGTCTGACTGTGAGGAACGGAACATGGATAGATGCAGCGCACAGCATCGAGCTGTACAGAGAGAAGGGCAGAGCTTCGGATACACTTGCAAGGGTGG AACAT GTGGAGCGACTGAGTGAGGGAAGCGTACGCAGATCTGATGAATGTGACACAG ATCTGAATAGCCCACTGAGAATGGAGGATGAAACCCTGGTGGATAGT GTCTTTGAAGAACAGCTTGTTCTCTGTCTGGATGAAGAGGAAGAAGATCTAAACACGTTTAACTCAG AGAAGCTGTGTTCCTCTCCTGACTCCTGCACTCCATTTCACCTCAGTTCTTCAGACACTGCTGCTGTCATGCTCAGAGACTCCGCTAAG GACAATGACCTCAACATGAAGTACGCTGTTACAAGTGTCACAGAGGACAGTTCTGGGACAGATAGCGGTGTGTGGCGAATGTCAGATATGGGGGTCTTGTCACCAGGGACTATAGATATGCCTCCAGCTATTAAAGATGATGAAGGTCAGAGAGGATGGCAGCATGCTTCCTGTTCTTTCTCTCCCACCTCTCCAGCGGGACCGATGCTGGATAGACTCATACGTGCCACACGACCTGCTGAACTGACATATAACAGCTCAAGCTCACCTACAGAGCCATGTGACCTAAG CCCGAGTCTGGTGGCCTTGGAAATGGACAgcgaggaggatgatgatgatgatgatgacatttTAATGAAGAAGCCCCTCCCCCAGCCACAGCCTGAGCTCAAAAACAGCGTAGATGATCGGGTTATATCTGGCCCCGCCCCCGATCTTACCTGCACGCGTTCACACTCCGCCTCCTCACCCTGCAACCCCACCCCTGCAAAG gatattGAGCAGGGCATCCGTCTCCGTTCGTATTCCTTCACATCCCCCAAAATCAGCCTGCTGCCTCCACGGTTAAGCAGGGATGCCCAACCTCCACCTACCGACCTCAACCAGG AACATCGTGCCTGCAGCACATCAGAGCAGCCTCGAGAGAAAAG GGAGTTAAGGTTTCGTAGGCGTGCTCAGTCGGCTGACGACGAGACCAGTGCAGAGCTGGCCAACTCCCTCCAACACCTCACGCTCTCTGAATTCCTCAAAGA GATTGAGGAAGAGGAATGGGACAAATACATCGTCCCTTCCAAAACAGAGTCAGAAAAATGCAAAGTCAGTCGCACGTTCAGCTTTATAAAGAGCCGAATGTATAGCACTCGCAACAAGAACAAG gggagaggaaaagagagagagaccaaaGACAAACAGGTCAATGGACATCAGTTCACAGCTGGATCTGTCCTGGGGTCGACACTTTGTGAGATCTGCGGCAAGCCAGCTCCTGGGAAAGAGGTCCTCCACTGCACAT ACTGTGCAGTTAGCATCCATAAGGGCTGTAAGGACTCATCTGCACCATGCCTGAAG AAACCTCAAGACAAATCTTCTGTAATGACAGTAAAAAGCAGGACAGCCTCCCTCCCTCAGA ATTTTATAGTGCGTGAAAGTTCCTCCTCGTGGTCTCAGATGCCCATCTCCGCCTCTCTTCCTGTGATGACATCACGAGACTCTACACCTCTTCTTTGCCCTCTGTCTAGAAGTGTGCCTGCAGTCACAGAAAG GCTTTGCGGTAGCCCAGAAGCAGATAGTGACGCTCCCCCATGGCAGAACAATATTCAACCAGAGGAGCTCCTCCAAACATTGGAGTCCTCAACATCCACTGATTCTTCTCTTATTGAAG ACTCTGTAGATTCCCCACTACAGAATGAGCTGGTAATGAATGCTGTGGATTTGGAGGCGGAGTCATGGAGTCTAGCGGTAGAGCCCCAGTTCTGTAAGATGCAAGAAAAGCGCATCGTCAAGAGACAGGATGTCATTTACG AGTTCATGCAGACCGAGCTCCATCACGTACAGACGCTGGTGATAATGGCGGAGGTCTTCAGGCGGGGAATGCGGGAAGAAGTCGGACTGGATGCGGACACTATTGATCGGATTTTCCCTTGCTTAGATGAGCTGCTTCTCCTCCACCGTGACTTCCTTTCAGCGATGAAGGAACGGCGGCAAAGCTGCATTCAGCCCAACAGCCGCAAGAACTACCTCATCCACCATGTGGGTGACATCTTTCTGCAACAG TTCTCCCAGGAAAATGCAGAGAAGATGAAGCAGGTGTATGGCGAGTTTTGCAGTCACCACACAGAAGCGGTCAGCTACTTCAAAGAGCTTCAGCAGCAGAATAAGAGATTTCAGCTCTTCATCAGA CAACAGAGTAGCAACTCCTTGGTAAAAAGACGAGAAATCCCAGAATGCATCTTGCTAGTGACGCAGAGAATTACAAAGTATCCCGTCCTCCTGGAAAGAATCCTGCAATATACAGAGG AGGGCACAGAAGAGCATGCTGACCTCTCCTGTGCACTAGTCCTGATCCGAGAGCTGATCTCCGCTGTGGACCAGTGCGTGAGTCAGTGCGAGCAGAACCAGAAGCTGAGTGAGGTCCTGGGCCGCATGGAGAACAAATGCTCGACTAAACTGAAGAGTGGAAACCCCTTCCGCAAGCAGGACATCACCAGTGGCAGAGCTCTGCTGCACCAGGGCCCGCTGCTCTGGAAGACAGCCACAGGAAGACTGAAAG ATGTTCTGGCGTTTTTGCTGTCTGATTCATTGGTGTTCCTTCAGGAGAAAGATCAGAAATACATCTTTGCTGCTGTG GACCAGAAGCCTCCGGTGATCTCTCTGCAGAAGCTGATTGTGCGTGAGGTGGCCAATGAGGAGAGAGGCATGTTTCTGATCAGCGCGTCTTCAGCTGGTCCTGAGATGTATGAGGTGCACGCTGCTTCTAAAGATGAACGAAATGCCTGGATGAGACTCATCAGAGAGGCTGTGGAGAG TTGCCCTGAAGAGGAGGATAAAACTACAAGTGAGTCAGAAGAGGAAAGGAGAGTCACAGAGGCAAAGGTCCAAAAGATCCACAGGCTAAAAG AGTCTTTGTGTGGCCACGATCACCTCATCTGTGCAAATCTGGGGGAGAAGCTACACATCTATCATATCATGGCAGGAGAAAGTGAGACAGGACCAGAGCCCAGACTGCTGGTCCGGCCCAGCACTGAAGACATCCCTCAGGCTGGAGTACTGCTCAGCGCTGCTCTTATAGAGG TGGAGAACCTGAAAGCAGCTCTCTCCTCTCACTGTGCTTCAACTGCTGCCATCCTGTCTTGTCCAGAAGAACAGACCCAACCCGAGGCTTGCTCTCCCTCCTCCCCTCTGTCCCTTGAGCACCAGAGCCCACTGATGGACCCCCTCCAGAGAGAGGATGGAGACTGGAGAGGAGAGCAATGTTTGGAAACACAGGCCTTTAATCACAGCTCAGATGCTGATCACAATATTCACCTAAAG GTGAGTCAGAGTGTGCAGAGCTTGACTCAGCTGCTGTATAGTCTACAG GCCGCagtcaccatccaagacagttgCTATGAAGTCCAGaggctcctcctcttcctgttaGCAAGCCCCTCCCCTCACCAACACTCCCGCCCACTGCCCATCACTCGCAGCAACCAGACCCTGCAGGAGCAGGAGCGTCAGCGGGAGGTGGAGCGCCGGCGAGAGGAGCTGGCGGATGTGGCCCGTCTACGGGGCGCCCTGGTACGAGAGCGGCAGCAGTGGGAACGGGAGAGCCAGGTGAGGCAGCTTCAGCAGTCAGACCTGGAGGCATCACTGGAGCAGAGGGAGGTGGTGTGCCACCTAGAGGAGCGGAGACTGCAGAGTGAGCAGCAGGAGCTCCAAGAGCAGCTGCAGGAGTACCAGCAAAGCCTGGAGAGGCTGCAAGAAGGCCAGAGAAGTGTGGAAAAGGAGAAGGAGAAGCTGGATGCCCAGCGGAGGCTGCTGGACAGTTTGAGGCAGGGCTACCAGCAGAACCTGCCAGCTATGGTGATACCACTGGATGGACAGCAGACACAG